From the genome of Eucalyptus grandis isolate ANBG69807.140 chromosome 2, ASM1654582v1, whole genome shotgun sequence, one region includes:
- the LOC104424219 gene encoding non-specific lipid transfer protein GPI-anchored 19 gives MAQTRMQIVALVLAMVAAGAVAQSSSCTNALISMSPCLNYITGNSSAPSSSCCSQLANVVRSEPQCLCQVLNGGGSSLGISINQTRALSVPSACNIQTQSTSRCNVASPAGSPAGTPDTPNAVPADSGTKVTPSTQQDGTSAGSIAELSIPLLVVLLLAASYA, from the exons ATGGCGCAGACTAGGATGCAAATTGTGGCTCTGGTCTTGGCCATGGTGGCTGCAGGTGCGGTGGCTCAGTCGTCAAGCTGCACAAATGCGCTGATCAGCATGTCGCCATGCCTCAACTACATCACGGGCAACTCCTCGGCCCCGTCCTCGAGCTGCTGCTCGCAGCTCGCCAACGTGGTCCGCTCAGAGCCGCAGTGCCTGTGCCAGGTCCTCAACGGGGGCGGCTCTTCCCTTGGCATCAGCATCAACCAGACCCGCGCCCTGTCCGTGCCCAGCGCTTGCAACATTCAGACTCAATCGACCAGCCGTTGCAACG TTGCTTCGCCCGCCGGATCTCCTGCCGGAACTCCTGATACCCCAAATGCAGTTCCTGCAG ATTCTGGAACGAAAGTCACACCATCGACTCAACAAGACGGCACATCAGCAGGAAGCATTGCCGAGTTGTCGATTCCG